A genomic window from Dermacentor silvarum isolate Dsil-2018 chromosome 9, BIME_Dsil_1.4, whole genome shotgun sequence includes:
- the LOC119463650 gene encoding putative nicotine oxidoreductase: MKQATGHSPRAILALDLKGAFDNVSHVGILTNLQSTGCGERVYNYVRGFLTDRKARNRVGEEVSLLIELGSSGTPQGSVLSPLLFNVALLHLPKALEAIEGLGHALYADDVSLWTTKAGSHGWMQDTLQTAAEVVDKYA; this comes from the coding sequence atgaaacaggccaCGGGGCATTCGCCACGCGCCATATTGGCGCTTGACCtcaagggagcgtttgacaacgtctcccacgTTGGCATCCTGACCAACCTCCAGAGCACTGGCTGTGGAGAACGGGTGTATAACTACGTTCGAGGTTTCCTAACAGATCGGAAAGCAAGAAACAGAGTGGGGGAGGAGGTATCCCTGCTTATCGAGTTGGGCAGTAGCGGGACCCCTCAAGGCTCGGTCCTTTCGCCCCTTTTGTTCAACGTGGCACTCCTGCACCTGCCCAAGGCACtcgaagcgattgaaggcttggggcacgcgctctacgccgacgacgtctcGCTCTGGACGACGAAGGCTGGATCCCACGGATGGATGCAAGACACGCTGCAGACGGCGGCAGAAGTGGTGGACAAATATGCCTAG